A window of Periplaneta americana isolate PAMFEO1 chromosome 7, P.americana_PAMFEO1_priV1, whole genome shotgun sequence contains these coding sequences:
- the LOC138702665 gene encoding cilia- and flagella-associated protein 58-like gives MKTFSNIFRHEKNVQTNNIANTTDMRRQILNLERDVTREKAKSRALEEQLETQTNVHRWRILEGTDPPAFDLIQKNQVLQKRLLAISETITERDAQLQDSQNLCKSLKDRLSRQPGPDLVLRLQEAQHAVREKGKKIKCLTAQLSMNEAMAKEYKSDLEKVNEELKLEKYQYFAQKRREQKMKERETSGVTLPPINPRGCKNLTIKRL, from the exons ATGAAAacgttttcaaatattttcagacaCGAGAAAAACGTCCAAACCAACAACATCGCGAATACAACTGACATGCGGCGCCAGATTCTGAATCTTGAAAGAGACGTGACAAGAGAGAAAGCAAAATCCCGCGCCctagaagaacagttggaaacTCAAACCAATGTCCACCGGTGGAGAATTCTAGAA GGGACAGATCCGCCTGCATTCGACCTGATCCAGAAGAATCAAGTTCTTCAAAAGAGATTACTGGCGATATCAGAAACAATAACTGAACGAGATGCCCAGCTACAAGACTCCCAGAACTTATGTAAAAGTCTGAAGGACCGCCTGTCCCGTCAGCCTGGACCAGACCTAGTTCTCCGCCTCCAAGAAGCCCAACATGCTGTtcgagaaaaaggaaagaaaataaag TGTTTGACAGCCCAACTGTCCATGAATGAAGCAATGGCGAAAGAATACAAATCCGACTTGGAGAAAGTAAACGAAGAACTAAAGCTCGAAAAGTATCAGTATTTCGCACAA aaacgACGTGAACAGAAGATGAAAGAAAGGGAAACCAGTGGTGTTACTTTACCCCCTATCAACCCCAGGGGGTGTAAAAACTTAACCATCAAAAGACTCTGA